Sequence from the Equus asinus isolate D_3611 breed Donkey chromosome 5, EquAss-T2T_v2, whole genome shotgun sequence genome:
TCAGCTTGTAAATCAACTTCACGATGTGATTGTAGAAAATGATAACCTTTCTGATAAGCAGAAGTCCATTATTACAGAAAAACTGGCTGTAAGTAGGCACTTTGACACATTgcagcaaaatattttaactatacCTGGAAGGGATATTTAATTTACTCATCTTTTTTTGTAGGAAGTAGACAAATGCTTAGCAGACGGTGCTGACGAACATCTGCAGTTGATGAGCCTCTGTGCTACTGTGATGCAGCAGTTAACTCAGAATTGTTAAAACCATATTTAGTATgccattttattgaatttttgtaaatataacatgatgaaaataaaatgaccaaAGCACCTTTAAAGTGaatatacaatttatttaacattCAAACTTCATTAAGACATGTGCAATATGGCAATTTTACTGGGGGTTTTAACCCTACCTAGGATATGATTGCTTGCTGGGGCTTAGCAACAGGGTCCAGTTCACACTTAGCACTAATTAAATACTTTATTGAATAAATACAATACCAAACAAAATGCATTCAAATGCTttctaaaaaaatcaattttaaaggCCTTCCTATTCAGGCTAATGACAAACACAATAAAGGCAGATATGCTAGTTTAACATAATTGGCTGATTTTATACAGCACTTATATCTTTTAGTCCACAAGTATATTATTAAATGATAGAGAACATCTAATACAACCATTTCTACAGAACtaggaaataaatttctaagaaagaaagattttacaGACCCCATCTTTAATACCCAACCCCAACAGTCTAACTCTAAAGAGGATAAAGCCAATGACTTTCCTCACAAGAGCTCACGACTAAAGTCGCTTTGCTATCAAAATCTGTATTTCTGATCCGTTATGAGCATTGAGACAAGATTCAAATATTCCCAAAGAAAGAAGCACAATGCACGTTGTGATCGCCTATTCAGCAACAGCGAGCACTGCATTCAAACTATCTCATCCCAGGAATTAAATAAGGTCAGCCACATTCATTGGCATTTCCTCCACTGTAGTATTGTAGAAAGTCTCAATGTCACGAAGAATCCTCTTGTCTTCTTCAGTAACAAAGTTTATAGCCACACCTTTCCTCCCAAATCGACCCCCTCTGCCAATTCtgtgtaagaaaaagaaatcagcaaTTAGAAGATGCTGCTACCTACATATTGCATGAACTACTGAACATGATGATCCACTTGTTAACCATCAGCTGCTGTTTAACTTATCAAGGTTATAGTTCGTGCTTCTAATTGGAGCACTAGCTGCTAATCAATatctagagaaaaaaatcttcctttgCAGTTAGTGCCAAAAGGATTCAAGGCTTGTCTGGCTGCAAAATGAGACTTTATCAGGTGTCTTGAGCATTATTATCTTTAAAGCAGATGACAGTATTGTGTTTGGGGTAGTGAAATTAAAGCCCATACCAAAGTGGGCCAGCCAAGAGCAGATGTCAGCCTGGGACAGATGTAAATACCagggataaaacaaaaagaacagtTATGCAATCCATTTCGACGCACTTCTGGAACAGTAAACTGTAAACACAAATGCTGCAAGGTTAACTACTGTCTAAAACTTACAACTTTTTCCAGTGGGAAAACAAGTATTTGGTATGGTAACCCAAACTTATCACTGCTTTTTTGCTCAGTTTCACACGTTATATAACTCAAGTTACTCAAAAACGTGTTTACCTCCAAAACAGCTTTCTACCTGCCTGATGGAAACCAGACAAAACGAACCACCTAATACGCTAATATGCTAAAATGCCTTGGCTGGAGCAACTTTAAATATCAAATAAtcatgacaaaagaaaaacaaatataaataccGACTCGCTCTTTATTCAAACAGTGTGCTGTTTCGCTTATGATTCCACGTCCTAAATTACGTCAACGCCGTTTCTGAGCGCCATCTCGTCATCAACTGCTGCTATCGActcctgtattttttaaaaagtctttttttacaTCATATAACAAAGTACAATTCAATTTATTTAGGGATAAAGCCACTATAACTAAACCAGGGACTGCTCAAATTGCTACCAGACAACACCAAGAAAATCCCAACTATAGAGGAGTCACCAAGGAATCACATGGACACAAGAGCATCACTAAAAATCAAGCTCAAAAATAAGCTGAGACCAACAGATCTACAACAACCTGATTTGCATGTATTAAGTCCACAATTTGGGCATCATTTATGACTGTTTTCCCACTGTGTATGACTAATCTTCCCAAATACAATTTTAGTTACATCTTACCAATTATTACGTCTTTTTACTGAATCAGTTCCCTGATTTGAGGTCACCTTTCAGACAAATCAGTAGGAAAAAAACAATACGTGAAATGCATTTTACCAATGCAGTTAACTGTCAAAATGCCGTCTACTCACCTGTGAATGTAATTTTCACGATTGGTAGGTAGGTCGTAGTTTATAACCAATGATACTTGTTGCACATCAATCCCACGAGCCTGAAATACAATGGCATGTTGTTCAAATCCTAATTAAACTATACAGCCATGTAATGTAGGCCACAAAATAGTAGTGAACTACATTAAGTGGTATAGCCCACTGTGGAGCATGGCCTTTTTTACTCTCCCAAAAACCCTAAGTTGGTAAAGGTTAttaaaaaaccttcccacaaaaaaACACTTTTGGTATATTAAAAAGAGCAGTGAAAGACTTACCAACAAGTCAGTAGTGATCAGAACACGGCTTGACCCTGATCGGAATTCCCTCATGATAACATCTCTTTCCTTCTGGTCCATGTCTCCATGCTGCAAATTAAAAAACCTTAATTCAAGAATCACCAGTCAAATTCATATTTAACTTTATCAACATGTATGAGACCAAGCGTCCCTGGCTGCTACAAGAGTATAGCAGACAGGTATAGTTAAGAAACAACTTTATTTTGAGCAGGGGGAACGACAACACAGCACTTAACAGCTATATTGTAGTCTAAATCCTGCTTTAATGGAAACATAGACATTGTAAATACCATTACTAGGCTAGAACACCTCTTACCAGAGCAGAAACTGTGAAGTCCCTGGCATGCATTTTCTCAGTGAGCCAGTCCACCTTGCGTCTTGTGTTGAGAAATATAACAGCCTGCGTAATCGTCAGTGTCTCATACAAGTCACAAAGTGTATCCAACTTCCATTCCTAGAGTTATTTCCAAAAGAGAAAGTTATTAAAACAATTTACTTTCCAATTTAAATTCATTACAAATTCATCTGTTGGGTCAGCCTAAGGACATATTGCACCAAATCTTGAGACAAAGGACACTGGACATTAAGAAAGAGGTCCACCCCAGTCTTTACAATCTAGTGCAGTCACTTTTCTTCTTGTGTGTACTCTGCTAGCATTATTACAAAAACCAAGAAGTGATCCTAGTTTCTGCAATTTTAGCACAGTGCTTATACAAGAAGGATAAAATCTGGCTAACATTTTAATGTTTAACAAACAAATTACCTCTCTTTCAACATTAATATAAAACTGTTTGATTCCTTCAAGGGTCAATTCTTCCTTTTTCACCAGAATTCTAATTGGATCTCTCATGAACTTTTTGGTCACTTCCAACACATCAGTTGGCATTGTGGCAGAAAGCAACACAACCTGAAAATGACGATGATTATGTTGTCACACAAGTAGTTAACACAATACTCAATTTTTCAATATGGAAAAAATGTTTGAGACTAAGCGTCTTACTATGAAATTATGCCAGACAGTTATGCATCCATTGCTCCAAGAAGGGGAAACGACAACACAACACTTCAGTTGTTTTGTAACAGTACCCTCATTAATTAAACCTAACCTCCAGCTATATGAGTGAAGTAAAGCTCACCTGAATACTTGtatttaatttttggaaaatctCATAAATTTGATCCTTAAACCCTCGGCTCAACATTTCATCAGCTTCATCCAAAACAAacattttgatccattttggaGCTGTTAAAAACAAAGTCATACTATCATCTTTAGATTCTCAGGGatactatttaaaaacaaagtcatACTATCATCTTTAGATTCTCAGGGATACTATTTAACTTTTTAGTAGCAGAAACAAATTACACTATTGTATAATTGTATATAATTGTCCGAATTATACTAGACAGCAATACTTACAAAGATATCTTCTATTTAGCATATcaaacactctccctggtgtacCAACAACAATGTGTGGTGCTTCGGCCTGCAGTTTTTGCATTTCATTTCGAACATTGGTTCCACCGATGCAGGCATGACAAGTTGCTCCCATATAGTCTCCAAGTGCCAGAATTACCTTTTGGATCTAAAAGCCAAAAGCCTTAATTATTATCCAGCAGAATTACAGGCTCTGTGACTAAACTTCCAAAGCATAATGGCAAATATCTGGTCTGCAAATAGCTTTTATGCATGCACAGGACTTTACTTCCAAGCTTAAAGTGCAGACTCATCCAACTGCCTCAAGATAAAATTCCCTTTAggtgtctttcttttcttgtgccCTGTCAAACTCGGGATCCTGTTGCCCCAGATACCAGCTGGGTTAAATGACTAAA
This genomic interval carries:
- the EIF4A2 gene encoding eukaryotic initiation factor 4A-II yields the protein MSGGSADYNREHGGPEGMDPDGVIESNWNEIVDNFDDMNLKESLLRGIYAYGFEKPSAIQQRAIIPCIKGYDVIAQAQSGTGKTATFAISILQQLEIEFKETQALVLAPTRELAQQIQKVILALGDYMGATCHACIGGTNVRNEMQKLQAEAPHIVVGTPGRVFDMLNRRYLSPKWIKMFVLDEADEMLSRGFKDQIYEIFQKLNTSIQVVLLSATMPTDVLEVTKKFMRDPIRILVKKEELTLEGIKQFYINVEREEWKLDTLCDLYETLTITQAVIFLNTRRKVDWLTEKMHARDFTVSALHGDMDQKERDVIMREFRSGSSRVLITTDLLARGIDVQQVSLVINYDLPTNRENYIHRIGRGGRFGRKGVAINFVTEEDKRILRDIETFYNTTVEEMPMNVADLI